One Luteibacter sp. 9135 DNA segment encodes these proteins:
- a CDS encoding S8 family peptidase has translation MREPVPKPVTGRSPSEAQVHVERLGAQRMALSTALMAIRLNAPPLHAGRLHLRAQMYDDSLAPTYQPRGVFGAKTRTQIVAPIAKGYLVEASWAHLDRLVEEIEHGDAVDARVAISRIHSIKRQDASAVLQGRELQQLWDRTLRDDDGGLFSVWLPPFADPGARDAVITQLLGLEREGDIRSVFATVTMVRPSAQEAGTLRVSRQPESASIAQVAREYRTRRVARVSLVATSPDALARLAASGASFRIDPVLPLHAQTFPAAPDPERPLPNEDWHPVVAVVDGGLTARSYTPMEAWRAPSLVADVDANTAHGNRVSSLAVHGHAWNGHLNLPPLTCRIGTVQAIAKDDRAHESRGRFLSYLREIVRTHSAECKVWNMSFNEATFSGGEEAISELGHGIRAIAREFDILPVISVGNVYSQGHGRVSPPGDCEASLTVGGRIANGEHPDAHCPTCVTGPGPEGMHKPDVSWFSTLRALGGQPQTGSSYPTPLVASLAAHAFHHLKNPTPDLVRALLISSAEGMTFDPKIGWGTPWRDTAPWTCPVGTVTLVWTATLSTGQAYYWNDIPIPPEMVRDGKLHGRASLTAVLAPRVSELGGANYFASRVQVALQTPGAGSGQVNLLGTMKESTAPEKTARKEYAKWHPVRRHAKSFPRGTTLHADTMRVYARVFTRDDYQFEQEDLDQPLSVAFVLTLTAPDPGSDIYSSMMAKLGAYVESAVLEQEVQVHL, from the coding sequence ATGCGCGAGCCCGTGCCCAAGCCGGTCACGGGTCGGTCGCCGTCGGAGGCGCAGGTGCATGTTGAACGGCTGGGTGCGCAGCGCATGGCGCTGTCGACTGCGCTGATGGCGATTCGCCTCAACGCGCCGCCGCTACACGCCGGGCGCCTGCACCTGCGGGCCCAGATGTACGACGACTCGCTCGCTCCCACGTACCAACCGCGAGGGGTGTTCGGCGCGAAGACGCGAACGCAGATCGTCGCGCCCATTGCCAAGGGCTATCTCGTCGAGGCGTCATGGGCGCACCTGGATCGGCTCGTCGAGGAAATCGAACACGGCGACGCCGTCGACGCCCGCGTGGCCATCTCGCGTATCCATTCGATCAAGCGCCAGGACGCATCGGCCGTCCTGCAAGGCCGCGAGCTGCAGCAGCTCTGGGACCGCACGCTTCGCGATGACGACGGCGGGCTGTTTTCCGTCTGGCTGCCTCCGTTCGCCGATCCGGGCGCACGCGATGCCGTCATCACCCAGTTGCTTGGACTCGAGCGCGAGGGTGACATTCGGTCGGTGTTCGCCACCGTCACCATGGTGCGGCCTTCGGCACAGGAAGCCGGAACGCTGCGAGTATCCCGGCAGCCGGAGTCGGCCAGCATTGCGCAGGTAGCTAGGGAATACCGCACCCGGCGCGTGGCCCGCGTCTCCCTGGTGGCCACCAGCCCCGACGCCCTCGCGCGCCTGGCCGCCTCCGGTGCCTCGTTTCGTATCGACCCCGTGTTACCACTGCATGCCCAGACGTTTCCTGCTGCACCCGATCCGGAACGTCCCTTGCCCAACGAGGACTGGCATCCCGTCGTCGCTGTGGTGGATGGCGGCCTGACCGCGCGGAGCTACACCCCGATGGAGGCGTGGCGTGCGCCCTCGCTGGTCGCCGACGTCGACGCAAACACCGCCCATGGAAACCGCGTCTCGTCGCTTGCCGTCCACGGGCATGCCTGGAACGGCCATCTCAACCTGCCGCCACTGACGTGCCGCATCGGCACGGTGCAGGCCATTGCCAAGGACGACCGTGCGCATGAATCGCGCGGCCGCTTCCTGAGTTACCTACGAGAAATCGTTCGGACGCATTCGGCCGAATGCAAGGTCTGGAACATGTCGTTCAACGAAGCCACGTTCAGTGGCGGCGAAGAAGCGATCAGTGAGCTGGGCCATGGGATCCGCGCGATCGCGCGCGAGTTCGACATCCTTCCGGTCATTTCCGTGGGTAACGTCTACTCGCAGGGGCACGGGCGAGTCAGTCCCCCGGGGGACTGCGAGGCGTCGCTGACCGTCGGCGGTCGCATCGCCAATGGCGAACACCCTGATGCCCATTGCCCGACCTGCGTGACGGGGCCTGGTCCTGAGGGCATGCACAAGCCGGACGTGTCGTGGTTCTCGACCCTGCGCGCGCTCGGTGGGCAGCCCCAGACCGGCAGCAGCTATCCCACCCCTTTGGTAGCCTCTCTCGCGGCGCACGCGTTTCACCACTTGAAGAACCCGACGCCGGACCTGGTTCGTGCCTTACTCATCAGCAGCGCTGAAGGCATGACCTTCGATCCGAAGATCGGCTGGGGCACGCCGTGGCGGGATACGGCGCCGTGGACATGCCCGGTGGGCACGGTCACGCTGGTCTGGACCGCCACGCTGTCGACCGGTCAGGCCTATTACTGGAACGACATTCCCATTCCGCCGGAAATGGTCCGCGACGGAAAGCTGCATGGCCGTGCCAGCCTCACCGCGGTGCTAGCCCCGCGAGTGTCGGAACTGGGCGGCGCCAACTACTTCGCCTCGCGTGTCCAGGTTGCCCTGCAGACACCGGGAGCCGGCAGCGGTCAGGTCAACCTCCTAGGGACGATGAAAGAGAGCACCGCGCCGGAGAAAACGGCGCGCAAGGAGTACGCGAAATGGCATCCCGTGCGACGCCACGCCAAGTCATTTCCACGTGGGACGACACTGCATGCCGATACGATGCGTGTCTACGCCCGTGTTTTCACCCGCGACGACTATCAGTTCGAGCAAGAGGATCTCGACCAACCCCTGTCGGTGGCCTTTGTACTGACGTTGACCGCTCCCGATCCGGGCAGCGACATCTACAGCAGCATGATGGCGAAGCTTGGAGCGTATGTCGAAAGTGCAGTGCTGGAACAGGAAGTGCAGGTACATCTTTAG
- a CDS encoding AAA family ATPase: MLCVARPATDAAYLVYHAAARMIYKTPVPLAKMHFFVDTKYSCVYFRVHKLVMDDLRMMRSGHSMTMSNDALIRLVAGAMAADYTAVRRAGAVLADALQESSPETARELRSLLNRKGVALRASGFTEALPVDAKSRFPLIEEVAPPTTPLFIDQRAGAIFTSFLADVAHHDVLTKAGLSSRLSLLLSGPPGTGKSLLAGHVAAHLGRPLYVVRLDSVISSLLGDTAKNIRSIFDFVPSRGVLFLDEIDAVAKLRDDRQEMGELKRVVNTLLQGLDSLDDRAVVIGATNHAQLLDPAVWRRFPYLITLGLPDEDVRSDLWVHFLADPAATPTTVRILAAISTGLSGADIQSVAFAARRKALLAGREVDLADVAAEVLRAGGKLVDDDAGAVRASTIQAAVDEGASQADIAKMLGVTRQAISASLRGSDRHGARAKRRKTST; this comes from the coding sequence GTGCTCTGCGTCGCGCGTCCTGCGACCGACGCGGCCTATCTTGTTTACCATGCGGCGGCGCGGATGATTTACAAAACGCCAGTTCCGCTTGCCAAAATGCATTTTTTCGTTGACACGAAGTATTCCTGCGTTTACTTTCGAGTACATAAGCTTGTCATGGATGATTTAAGAATGATGCGAAGCGGGCACTCCATGACCATGTCAAATGACGCGCTGATCCGCCTGGTGGCTGGCGCGATGGCGGCGGACTACACCGCCGTCAGGCGCGCAGGCGCTGTCCTGGCCGACGCGCTGCAGGAAAGTTCACCCGAGACCGCCCGTGAACTGCGCTCGTTGCTTAACCGCAAGGGTGTCGCGTTGCGCGCCTCTGGCTTCACCGAAGCACTGCCGGTGGATGCCAAATCACGGTTTCCGCTTATTGAAGAAGTGGCCCCGCCAACCACCCCGTTGTTCATCGACCAGCGAGCTGGGGCGATCTTCACCAGTTTCCTGGCGGACGTGGCACACCACGACGTGCTTACCAAGGCGGGCCTGTCGTCACGCTTGTCCCTGTTGTTGTCCGGGCCACCGGGCACCGGCAAGAGCCTCTTGGCCGGGCACGTGGCGGCGCACCTTGGTCGTCCGCTCTATGTCGTGCGTCTGGATTCGGTGATTTCCTCGCTGCTGGGCGATACGGCGAAGAACATTCGAAGCATTTTTGACTTCGTGCCCTCCCGGGGCGTGCTCTTCTTGGACGAGATCGACGCGGTCGCCAAGCTGCGCGATGACCGCCAGGAGATGGGGGAGCTCAAGCGCGTGGTCAACACACTTCTGCAGGGGCTGGATTCCCTCGACGATCGCGCGGTCGTCATCGGCGCCACCAACCATGCGCAACTGCTTGACCCGGCGGTGTGGCGACGCTTCCCCTACCTCATCACATTAGGGCTGCCCGACGAGGATGTCCGGTCGGACCTGTGGGTGCACTTCCTGGCCGATCCCGCCGCGACACCGACAACCGTACGCATCCTGGCAGCGATCTCCACCGGATTGAGCGGCGCAGACATTCAAAGCGTGGCCTTTGCCGCACGGCGCAAGGCGTTGCTAGCTGGTCGCGAGGTGGACTTGGCCGACGTCGCCGCCGAAGTGCTGCGCGCCGGCGGAAAGTTGGTCGATGACGACGCCGGGGCCGTGCGAGCAAGCACTATTCAGGCCGCCGTCGATGAGGGGGCAAGTCAGGCCGACATCGCAAAAATGCTCGGCGTGACACGGCAGGCAATTTCAGCATCGTTGAGGGGAAGCGATCGTCATGGCGCAAGAGCGAAGCGACGGAAGACCAGTACTTAA
- a CDS encoding site-specific integrase, translating into MKKDVLAIIPVAYPMLDPAQLAGSAAEAIRDILAAGASANTARSYRTALGYWAAWYRGRYARELTLPVAEPVILQFIVDHLPRVDAEGTFRSELPAALDAALVAAGAKATLGAWKRSTVEHRLSVLASVHRLKDQPSPSDSPQVRQLLRSARRAAAQRGETPAKKAALTRDPLEAMLATCGEDLEGVRDRALLLFGFASGGRRRSEIAGARLEQLQRLGPEAWAYQLGRSKIEQAGPIAASAGGKPLVGRAAAALEAWIAASGLTAGPLFRRLWGTTVGPGLSPAAVGALIQRRAVRAGLSDDIGGHSLRAGFVTEAGRRGVPLAEVMALTGHRSVGSVLGYHRTGAVNEGAAARLLEDGAAGPSANVPPDGGL; encoded by the coding sequence ATGAAAAAAGATGTTCTTGCGATAATCCCAGTCGCCTACCCCATGCTCGATCCGGCGCAGCTGGCCGGCAGCGCGGCCGAGGCGATCCGCGACATCCTCGCCGCCGGCGCCTCGGCGAACACCGCCCGCAGCTACCGCACCGCCCTGGGCTACTGGGCCGCCTGGTACCGCGGCCGGTACGCCCGCGAGCTCACCCTGCCCGTCGCCGAGCCGGTGATCCTGCAGTTCATCGTCGACCACCTGCCCCGCGTCGATGCGGAGGGCACGTTCCGATCGGAGTTGCCCGCCGCATTGGACGCCGCGCTGGTCGCCGCCGGCGCCAAGGCGACGCTGGGCGCGTGGAAGCGCAGCACGGTCGAGCACCGCCTGTCCGTGCTGGCCAGCGTGCACCGGCTGAAAGACCAGCCCAGTCCGAGCGACTCGCCACAGGTGCGGCAGCTACTACGCAGTGCCCGGCGCGCCGCCGCGCAGCGGGGCGAGACCCCGGCAAAGAAAGCCGCCCTCACCCGGGATCCGTTGGAGGCCATGTTGGCCACCTGCGGGGAGGATCTGGAAGGTGTCCGCGATCGCGCGCTACTGTTGTTTGGCTTCGCCAGTGGCGGCCGCCGACGCAGCGAGATTGCCGGTGCACGCCTCGAACAGCTCCAACGGCTGGGCCCGGAGGCATGGGCGTACCAATTGGGGCGTAGCAAGATCGAACAGGCAGGGCCGATAGCCGCCAGTGCCGGCGGCAAACCGCTGGTGGGTCGGGCCGCCGCTGCCCTTGAGGCGTGGATAGCGGCGAGCGGCCTCACGGCCGGTCCGTTGTTTCGTCGCCTATGGGGCACGACAGTCGGGCCGGGGCTATCGCCCGCGGCCGTCGGCGCGCTCATTCAACGCCGCGCGGTGCGTGCCGGACTGAGCGACGACATCGGTGGGCACAGCCTGCGCGCCGGTTTCGTCACCGAGGCGGGACGTCGCGGCGTGCCTTTGGCCGAGGTCATGGCGCTGACCGGTCACCGCAGCGTTGGCAGTGTGCTGGGCTACCATCGTACCGGCGCGGTGAACGAGGGTGCAGCCGCGCGTCTGCTCGAGGACGGCGCTGCCGGCCCGAGTGCTAACGTGCCCCCTGACGGCGGCCTATGA
- a CDS encoding phage exclusion protein Lit family protein yields MSSADPASGSYTATASPIFSLRHNIVHAFENARGGNRSALGEAVASGLVAPTLEVLVNTHPACGPRLLLDDVPKIQFHGAHLELVWAFAYSWLVIFEEAVQKPLLEQTFYGRIWFHTDLTQRAAQLLGWARSLRMAATPWPDGLPTPTNGASVEEQCYVDKANSIFQDAMAFMAYHEFAHARYRHHEAVDPRDRSAEGLATAVQLECEADDVAFHTVVPSGATDSLRRMLGWSVLTPVLSSLYLLRGPRALRQTRHPHMHHRIQAMLEKLAFDEASRDYFTYLCVAVVQDFAQTHHGAPTEPRSFDTADDAFSAWLDECDDAE; encoded by the coding sequence ATGAGCTCCGCCGATCCCGCCAGCGGCAGCTACACGGCGACCGCCTCGCCCATTTTTTCGCTCAGACACAACATCGTCCACGCTTTCGAGAACGCCCGAGGGGGAAATCGGTCGGCGCTTGGCGAGGCTGTGGCCAGCGGCTTGGTTGCCCCAACCCTTGAGGTTTTGGTCAATACCCATCCGGCGTGCGGACCGCGGCTGCTTTTGGACGACGTGCCAAAAATCCAGTTTCACGGCGCTCACCTCGAGCTCGTGTGGGCCTTTGCCTACAGCTGGCTGGTCATCTTCGAAGAAGCCGTGCAGAAACCTCTCCTTGAACAAACGTTTTATGGGCGGATTTGGTTCCACACCGACCTGACCCAGCGTGCAGCGCAGCTGCTGGGCTGGGCACGAAGTTTGCGCATGGCGGCTACCCCGTGGCCGGACGGCCTGCCGACGCCCACGAATGGGGCCTCTGTGGAAGAGCAGTGTTACGTCGATAAGGCGAACAGTATTTTCCAGGATGCCATGGCGTTCATGGCGTATCATGAGTTTGCCCACGCGCGCTATCGCCACCATGAGGCGGTCGACCCACGCGACCGCAGCGCCGAGGGCCTGGCCACGGCGGTGCAGTTGGAATGCGAGGCCGATGACGTCGCGTTTCACACCGTCGTGCCGTCCGGCGCGACCGATTCGCTTCGGCGCATGCTGGGCTGGTCCGTGCTGACGCCCGTCCTCTCTTCGTTGTATCTTTTGCGTGGCCCCCGGGCGTTGCGGCAGACGCGTCATCCGCACATGCACCACCGAATTCAGGCCATGCTGGAAAAGTTGGCTTTTGACGAGGCGTCGCGCGACTACTTTACGTACCTGTGCGTCGCAGTGGTCCAGGATTTTGCGCAGACCCACCACGGCGCGCCCACCGAGCCGCGAAGCTTCGACACGGCGGACGACGCCTTTAGCGCCTGGCTGGACGAGTGCGATGACGCCGAGTGA
- a CDS encoding S1 family peptidase, with product MTTNKKIAVHALSLATTYIETFAVRRDNGQLVRRSYATGFFVRVPNAILLVTNWHVVTGLNPAEPSHCDKPIPELMKVTVRGREGGILELSLPLYARDLAPMWYEHEDGHAVDIAIYPLRVELANHFEFVDVMSMMDDDDIDIEVAKEVFILGYPFCKTELEESFGQDAPYYLPIWKRGSIASEPGSPYGGRVVLIDSLSRPGMSGSPVVIAQEQSHMVSDSSKTQAIFRRIEQGDLRAYTELDRETTRDATVKSFNFFGVYSGVLGTTRMAEVALGKCWSADTLVEVINAQQPGRMPFHAPVTENEPYAAYFADTTRGTLVMKDVDGAITNKINLS from the coding sequence ATGACCACGAACAAAAAGATTGCAGTCCATGCCTTGTCCTTGGCGACCACTTACATCGAAACCTTTGCGGTCCGCCGCGACAACGGTCAACTCGTGCGCCGTTCTTACGCCACCGGTTTCTTCGTTCGCGTACCCAACGCAATCCTCCTGGTCACCAACTGGCATGTTGTGACAGGCCTTAACCCCGCGGAGCCCTCCCATTGCGATAAGCCCATTCCCGAACTCATGAAGGTGACGGTGAGGGGGAGGGAGGGCGGTATCTTGGAGCTCTCGCTTCCCCTGTACGCCAGAGACCTTGCGCCCATGTGGTACGAACATGAGGACGGTCATGCCGTGGACATCGCCATTTATCCGCTTCGTGTTGAGCTGGCTAACCACTTTGAATTCGTCGACGTGATGTCGATGATGGACGACGACGACATCGACATCGAAGTGGCCAAGGAAGTATTCATCCTCGGTTACCCCTTCTGCAAGACTGAGTTAGAGGAGAGCTTTGGCCAGGACGCACCTTATTACCTTCCAATCTGGAAGCGAGGAAGCATCGCGTCCGAGCCCGGTTCTCCGTACGGCGGACGCGTTGTTCTCATCGATTCACTCAGTCGCCCAGGCATGTCGGGATCGCCGGTGGTTATTGCGCAGGAGCAGAGCCACATGGTATCGGACTCATCGAAGACCCAGGCGATCTTCCGCCGGATCGAACAGGGCGACCTCAGGGCATATACCGAGCTGGACCGCGAGACGACAAGGGACGCCACTGTTAAGTCATTCAACTTCTTTGGCGTCTATTCGGGCGTGTTGGGCACGACGCGCATGGCCGAAGTCGCGCTCGGCAAGTGCTGGTCGGCCGACACGTTGGTGGAAGTGATCAACGCACAACAGCCCGGACGGATGCCGTTTCATGCGCCCGTGACTGAAAACGAACCTTACGCGGCCTACTTTGCCGACACGACCCGCGGAACGCTGGTCATGAAGGATGTGGATGGGGCGATCACCAACAAGATCAATTTGTCCTAG
- a CDS encoding peptidoglycan-binding domain-containing protein — MADLTDNELRAVAYFSIGVSSEGKDASYRLAFAGNTLRDAAGNVNLQPVGNSGYTIGTLQTDFGAHPADARQLVAAYQGWAKENHPDWVLTDEQQAKMSADLGRDGNHVRDANFDAHLAQYKKKKDIPASLMPAGGPDIDQTFKSHLNEYLATDAGKTFIHERDVTQVNKLMDRVAEPLKDTDLYQKASTEDKARIFAVVAKAYNQGDAYGDKLITGIQDGKITSLDGLKSKVGEFPNYFHSGRDEALKGADTFNAMKNASADGPLKGAWDAVLANPLVNPTTLAKDAAHPDLAAQYGTVKGIFIDPVQGRNLVQDMDQGASHSHGDPASKRSRGYYAQGKDLVQWDMDGHGRSYIDGKWSELSRSDLSLQRNNDHSRDLKITQDGHTRDLLHVVGQGAQKQAEPKQDAPKQGDHAALRQGAHGSDVEQLQTKLAALGYLNNTVTPDGKFGSTTKAAVEAFQQDRKLDVDGVAGNDTLRVLADQVRAKTETATAAQVPGRLDDPDHPDHAMFQQARDHVYVIDRQLGRTPDLQSDQIASALVVQARSDGLQRIDQVALSEDGRRMWAVQTPPGQRDHLADLRTSVPTASANTSMEQSGGQWPQAMERFEAIQQQQATERALAQNQSQQQAAPGLGR, encoded by the coding sequence ATGGCGGATCTGACCGATAACGAACTTCGAGCGGTCGCGTACTTCAGCATCGGCGTTAGCTCGGAAGGTAAGGACGCGTCTTACCGATTGGCATTCGCGGGCAATACGTTGCGCGACGCCGCCGGCAACGTCAATCTTCAGCCGGTGGGCAACAGCGGCTACACCATCGGCACGTTGCAGACCGATTTCGGCGCCCATCCGGCGGATGCGCGCCAATTGGTGGCGGCCTACCAGGGCTGGGCGAAGGAAAACCATCCCGACTGGGTGCTCACGGATGAGCAGCAGGCGAAGATGTCCGCCGACCTCGGGCGCGACGGCAACCATGTCCGCGACGCGAATTTCGACGCGCACCTGGCGCAGTACAAGAAGAAGAAGGACATCCCGGCATCGTTAATGCCGGCCGGGGGCCCGGATATCGACCAGACGTTCAAATCCCATCTCAACGAATACCTGGCGACCGATGCCGGCAAGACGTTCATCCACGAACGCGATGTCACGCAAGTAAACAAGTTGATGGACCGTGTCGCCGAACCATTGAAAGACACGGATCTGTATCAGAAGGCTTCGACCGAGGACAAGGCACGGATCTTCGCGGTAGTCGCCAAAGCCTATAACCAGGGTGATGCCTACGGCGACAAGCTGATCACGGGTATCCAGGACGGCAAGATCACGAGTCTCGACGGCCTGAAATCGAAGGTCGGCGAGTTCCCGAATTATTTCCACTCCGGCCGTGACGAGGCGCTCAAGGGCGCGGACACGTTCAACGCGATGAAGAACGCCAGCGCAGACGGTCCACTGAAGGGCGCATGGGACGCTGTCTTGGCCAATCCGCTGGTCAATCCCACGACCCTTGCGAAGGACGCGGCGCATCCGGATCTCGCTGCGCAGTACGGCACGGTGAAAGGCATCTTTATCGATCCGGTTCAGGGTCGTAACTTAGTGCAGGACATGGACCAGGGCGCATCCCATAGCCATGGCGACCCGGCGAGCAAGCGTTCGCGCGGTTACTACGCGCAGGGCAAGGACCTGGTCCAGTGGGACATGGACGGTCACGGACGGTCGTACATCGACGGGAAATGGTCGGAGCTGTCGCGATCCGACCTGAGCCTTCAGCGCAACAATGACCACTCGCGCGACCTGAAGATCACCCAGGACGGGCACACCCGCGATCTGCTGCATGTCGTCGGGCAGGGCGCACAGAAGCAGGCAGAGCCGAAACAGGATGCGCCGAAGCAGGGTGACCATGCTGCCCTCAGGCAGGGTGCGCACGGCTCCGACGTGGAGCAATTGCAGACGAAGCTGGCCGCCCTAGGTTACCTAAACAACACCGTCACGCCGGACGGTAAGTTCGGCTCGACGACCAAAGCGGCGGTGGAAGCATTCCAGCAGGACCGCAAGCTCGACGTCGATGGCGTGGCCGGCAACGATACGTTAAGGGTCCTGGCGGACCAGGTCCGAGCGAAGACGGAGACGGCCACCGCGGCGCAGGTACCAGGACGCCTCGACGACCCGGATCATCCCGATCACGCCATGTTCCAGCAGGCTCGCGACCATGTTTATGTCATTGATCGCCAACTCGGGCGCACCCCCGACCTGCAAAGCGACCAGATCGCTTCCGCGCTCGTGGTACAGGCGCGCTCGGACGGGCTACAACGTATCGACCAAGTGGCCTTGTCGGAAGATGGTAGGCGCATGTGGGCGGTGCAGACGCCGCCGGGCCAGCGCGATCACCTCGCCGATCTGCGCACGAGCGTCCCGACGGCCTCGGCGAATACGAGTATGGAGCAGAGCGGCGGCCAGTGGCCGCAGGCGATGGAGCGCTTTGAGGCGATCCAACAGCAACAGGCCACCGAAAGGGCGCTAGCGCAGAACCAGAGCCAGCAGCAGGCGGCACCGGGGCTCGGGCGCTGA
- a CDS encoding aminotransferase class I/II-fold pyridoxal phosphate-dependent enzyme: protein MRLGSDVFVAVEGVYSMDGDLAPLDRIIPLCRKHGAISVVDDAHGTGVMGACGHGAGEHFGVASDIDILMGTFSKTLAVSGGFAVHGALDVIADEPERMRSLHDNVAYATAALNALSWSFKVHTPSAILILPTPADMDIKVACGQFNRDGLFINPVHYPAVPHGQERFRISLMSTHTKSDIDCLVEGIDRIWRQHAQGKWRVTTTI from the coding sequence GTGAGATTGGGCTCAGATGTTTTCGTAGCTGTCGAAGGCGTGTACTCGATGGACGGCGATCTTGCGCCACTCGATCGCATCATTCCGCTGTGTCGTAAGCATGGCGCGATAAGCGTCGTCGACGATGCACACGGCACGGGTGTAATGGGCGCCTGCGGTCACGGCGCTGGCGAGCATTTCGGCGTAGCCTCGGATATCGATATTCTGATGGGGACGTTCAGCAAGACGCTTGCCGTCAGTGGTGGTTTCGCCGTGCACGGTGCGCTCGATGTAATTGCCGACGAACCCGAACGCATGCGCTCCCTGCACGACAACGTTGCCTACGCAACGGCTGCCCTGAATGCATTGTCATGGAGTTTCAAAGTTCACACACCCTCCGCCATCCTTATCTTGCCAACACCGGCTGATATGGATATCAAGGTGGCGTGCGGTCAGTTCAATAGGGATGGACTGTTCATTAATCCAGTGCATTACCCGGCTGTGCCGCACGGCCAGGAGCGGTTCCGGATCAGCCTGATGAGTACGCACACAAAATCTGATATCGATTGCCTCGTCGAGGGCATTGACCGGATTTGGCGACAGCATGCGCAAGGGAAGTGGCGCGTGACGACTACAATCTAA